GATGTCTACCTCGGGAGCCCGGGGAAACGCCTCCAACTTTACCCAGCTCGCCGGAATGCGTGGTTTGATGGCCAATCCATCCGGGAGGATCATCGAGCAGCCCATTAAGACAAGCTTCCGGGAAGGTTTAACCGTGTTGGAATACTTCATTTCTACCCATGGGGCGCGGAAAGGGTTGGCAGATACGGCGCTCCGCACCGCCGACTCCGGTTACCTCACCCGCCGTCTGGTTGATGTGGCCCAGGACGTAATCGTCAGGGAAGAGGATTGCGGGACGGACAAAGGAATGCGGGTATCGGCCATCCGGGTGGGGAGAGAGGAAATTACCAACCTTTATGACCGGATTACAGGCCGGACTTCTTTCCAAACCGTTCGTCATCCGGAAACCGGGGAAATCCTCGTGAAACGAAATGAGATCATCACCGACCAAATCGCCCAAAAAATCGTTGCTGCAGGGATTGAAGAGGTCACCATTCGCTCGGTGCTCACTTGTCGAACACGCCATGGGGTCTGTAAGAAATGTTACGGACGCAATTTGGCAACGGGGAGAGAAGTAGAGATTGGAGAAGCGGTAGGCACCATCGCCGCCCAATCCATTGGCGAGCCTGGCACACAGCTTACCATGCGTACCTTCCATACCGGGGGAGTGGCAGGAGATGATATCACCCAAGGTTTGCCACGTATTCAAGAGCTCTTTGAAGCCCGGAATCCAAAAGGGCAAGCCGTTATCACGGAGATTGACGGAGAAGTCGTCGAGATTCGGGAAGGAAAAGAGAAACGAGAAGTGGAGATTCACGGCGCCGTAGAGAACAAGATTTACGCGGTCCCCTATGGATCCCGTCTCAAAGTGGTTGAAGGACAGAAAGTAAATGCGGGGGATGAATTGACGGAAGGATCCATCGACCCGAAAGAACTTCTCAGGGTGAAGGGAACCCGGGGAGTACAGGAATATATCCTAAGGGAAGTACAAAAAGTCTACCGGATGCAAGGGGTAGAAATTAACGACAAGCACATTGAGATTATGATCCGACAAATGCTCCGCAAGGTGCGTGTGACAAACCCGGGCAGCACGGATCTCCTCCTAGGATCCTATGTAGATGTTTACGATTTTGAAGAGGCGAACCGTAAAGCCTTTAAAGAGGGAAGAGAACCGGCGGTAGCAAAGCCGGTCCTCCTGGGAATTACGAAGGCTTCGCTCGAAACCGATTCATTCCTCTCCGCGGCATCTTTCCAGGAAACGACTCGGGTTCTTACCGACGCGTCGATCAAAGGGAAGCGGGATGAGCTTTTGGGATTAAAAGAAAATGTGATCATCGGCAAACTGATTCCGGCAGGCACGGGAATGCCTAATTACCGCCATCTAGAGATTTATCCCACCGACTTCGCCCAACAGGAAGAAGCCAAAAAGACGACGGACCACGTGATGGGAACGGTGTAAACACGCTGCGGAGGGGGGCTCTAACCGTGGTGAACGGCCCCCCTGCCAGAGCGAGAAATGAAGCCTTCGTTGATCGACCCGTCAAAAAACCGCGAAAATGAAACATGAAAAAAAATTGACAAAAGGAATTTATCGATGGTAAACTATCATCGTGTGTGCATGACCTGTCGCTTTGGAGGATATTGCCATGTCTTATGAAAAAGTGAAACAGGCGAAAGAAAAAATCGTAGGTACCAAGAGAGTAATGAAAGCCATCGAAAAAGGCCAGGTCCTTGAAGTCATCATCGCAAGCGATGCAGAAAGCAGAGTAACGTCGCCCATCCTCGAACGTTGCCGGGAGAAGAACCTGACCGTTACCACCGTCGATTCGATGAAAAAGCTCGGTAGAGCATGTGGCATAGAAGTGGGGGCTGCCGTCGTAGCGCTTCCCATCACAACGGCTAGATCGTAACGTTATGGCGGTCCGGCCGTTTGTGATGAACTCTTCTTGCTGCCTTGATATGATTCGCCTGGATCTGTGGTCTTAAAATCAGAAGGAGGTGTGAAAAGATGCCGACGATTAATCAATTGGTACGCAAAGGGCGGGAGAAGCAAGCATATAAATCGAAATCCCCGGCTCTCCTTAAAAATTACGACAGTCTGCATAGAGAAGTGAAGGATCTCCCTTCTCCGCAAAAACGGGGGGTCTGTACGCGCGTGGGAACGATGACCCCGAAAAAACCAAACTCTGCGCTTCGGAAATATGCCCGTGTTCGCTTGTCGAACCAAATTGAAGTAACAGCTTACATCCCTGGAATCGGGCATAACCTGCAGGAGCACAGCGTCGTCTTGGTTCGTGGCGGTCGTGTGAAGGATCTTCCTGGCGTTCGCTACAAGATTGTTCGCGGAACATTGGATACGGCGGGCGTTGCCAATCGTCAGCAAGGCCGCTCCAAGTATGGCGCTAAGAAGCCGAAAGCAAAGA
The DNA window shown above is from Thermicanus aegyptius DSM 12793 and carries:
- a CDS encoding 50S ribosomal protein L7ae-like protein is translated as MSYEKVKQAKEKIVGTKRVMKAIEKGQVLEVIIASDAESRVTSPILERCREKNLTVTTVDSMKKLGRACGIEVGAAVVALPITTARS
- the rpsL gene encoding 30S ribosomal protein S12, with the protein product MPTINQLVRKGREKQAYKSKSPALLKNYDSLHREVKDLPSPQKRGVCTRVGTMTPKKPNSALRKYARVRLSNQIEVTAYIPGIGHNLQEHSVVLVRGGRVKDLPGVRYKIVRGTLDTAGVANRQQGRSKYGAKKPKAKK